CTCTTCCACGATCTTGAGCAGGGCGTTGAAGCCTGCCGAGGTGACCATGTGGGCTTCGTCGATGATGAAGATCTTGTACCGGTCGCGGACAGGAGCGTAGGTGGCGCGTTCGCGGAGGTCCCGGGCGTCATCCACGCCTCCGTGGCTCGCGGCGTCGATCTCGATCACGTCGAGGGAGCCGGAGCCGCCGCGCGCAAGCTCTATGCAGCTGGGGCACTTGCCGCAGGGGGTGTCAGTGGGGCCCTCGGCACAGTTGAGGCAGCGGGCCAGGATGCGGGCCGAAGTGGTCTTTCCGCAACCGCGCGGCCCGGAAAACAGGTAGGCGTGGTTGACGCGGTTTTTTCGCAGCGCCGTCATCAGCGGCTCCGTGACGTGTTCCTGCCCGATAACGTCAGCAAAGGAATCTGGACGGTATCTGCGATAAAGGGCGGTTGTAACACTCACAGAGAAAACCCTACCAATCCGGGCTGACAGTTTGCCGCCCTGTGGGGGAATAGTAAAGACCCCCCATGCACCCGCCAGAGCCCATTTACCCTTGCTACCTTCCGGTCCTGGGGGAGTTCAACAGGATGACGCCACATGAGGGGCCGTCAATGAGTTTACCCGATGATTTCGTGTGCCCCGAATCGGCAGCCGGCGGCCCCTTTCGGGCACGCTCGACTACGCTTCACCGCCGTCCGGCCGCCGGGCCGGGCGGTGTCCGTTGACCGCCCAGCTCATCAGCGCCGGCTCCTCGTAAGGGTGGGCTGCGCGAAGTGCGGCCACCACGGCTTCGAGGACCTCTTCCTCAACGACGCACTCGATCCTCACTTCCGCCACCTGTTCGCTGCGGCCTTCCGAGCCGATGAACGGCCGCGCTCCGGCGAGGGGCGTGAACCGGCCGGTGCCGGGGGCTGTGAAGGCGCAGTGGGAATAGTTGCCGATCCGTCCGGCGCCCGCGTCGCCTGCGGCGGCCAGTACAGCCTCGGCATGGTCCGCGGGAACGTAGGTGACCAGGGCGTGAAGTTGCGTCATAGCCCCATTTTGGCAGCACTTCAGCAAGCGGGTCCGGTAAGCGATCAGCGGCACAAGTCGATAACGGTCCGCCCATATCGGGGAAGAACCCTTGCTTATCACCGGTACAAAGCGGACCATGGATATGTACACCGATTGGGGCAATCTCAAGTTGAACTCAAGGTTGTGAGCTGCAGGGCCTGGCGCGAAGGCCGGACCCGGCAGCTCAACGGTGTGCCGGAAGAGTGGGCGCATTGGGGGCGTCCATTTTGACGTTAAGGGCACTTTCGGCCGGCAGGATCGGCGGAAAATGCGCAGGCTGGCGACGCCGCCCGGGTGTGCTGCCGTAACGCTCGGTTTGGCCCAATTGGGTGATGCCGAAAAGTTCAGGTATTCTAGTATCTGCTTTTGATTCAGAAGCTACTGGAGAATTCGCCTAGCGGCCTATGGCGCACGCCTGGAACGCGTGTTGGGTTAACGCCCTCGGGGGTTCAAATCCCCCATTCTCCGCGTTTGGCCCCGGTCCTCGGACCGGGGCCTTTTTGCGTCTTTGGGACCTAGGCCGCAAATCCCAGGCGGCGCAGGCGTCGCCGTGCGGCCTGCTCACTCGGGCCAACCCTGCGGCCGCGGCCGCCCCCGCCCAGCGCCAATTGGACGACGGCGAGAGTCACTTTGGTGCCAAACCGCACCGGCAGCGGCAGGGGCCCCAGCCGCGGAGGCCGGAGCCCTAGCATGTCCCGGTATTTCGGTTCGAGGCTGGAAACGGCGGCGGCAAACAGCATCCGGTAGCCGGGGCGCAGTGAAGGATGAAGCGGCGGGTTGCGGATGAAGGCCACAATTTCGGCCACCCGTTCGTCGGTGCGGAGGTCGCCGTCGTCGTACCACCTGTCCAGCTGTTGCCGCATTTCCGCCTCGCTCAGCGGCGGAGAGTCCACGCCCATCAGCAGTCCTGCTTGCGCCCATTCCCGGACGTAGGCGTCCGGCCCGCCCGGGATGGGGCGGCCCCAGATCTTGTGGGCGGACAGGAACGCGTCCGTAAACGCGATATGCACCCACCGGAGCAGCTCGGGGTCGTTGGCCGCATAACTTCTTTTGACGCCGTGGGCATCCACGTACTCTCCCCGCACGGATTCATGCAGCCGCAGGACCCAGCCGGATGCTGCGCGCGCCGCGGACGTGGAGCCATAGGACACGGTGAAGATCCAGCGGATGGTTCCGGCAAGCCGTCCCAGCGGATCATCCCGGAACCGTGAATGGTCGTGCACGCCGGCTAGTGCACCGGGATGGAGGGCCTGCATCAGGAGTGCCCGGATTCCCGCCACAATGGTGGTCATTGAACCGTGTACCGCCCAGACTGCGGACCCCGGGAGGTGATAACCGGCGTCGTCACCCTCCTCGAGCAGGGGAACCCAGCCCGGCACGGCCCCCCGTGATCCGGTGAATGTTTGCCTGAGCTCGGCCCGCCACTCCCTGAGGACATTGCGCATGGTCCATTGTTGCGCACCCTGGCTGTGAGCCAGCTGGGAATTCCGGCGCGAAAGGGCGGAATTCCGCGGGAGCGCCTCAAAGAGCTCGATGTTGGGGGTTCACACGGGCGGTGGGCTGTGGTCCCATAGGAATCGTAAGTCCGTCGAGATTGGGGTCTGGCGGGCCTATCGCAGGAGTCAGCACGTGGGAAATCACTGGGGATATGGACACGACGATCATCCAGGCAGGCCTTGCCTAGTCGCTGCGCGGATTCTTGGCGTATGCGCCATTTCAACGCTGGGGGTGGTGGCGCTTAGCCTCCAGGGACCCGCCACGCCGCCAGCGGCCGTGGTTACGCCAACCTCGCAACAATCCGGGGTAGGCGGTCCGGGAATCGCGCCGTGGCCGGATACCTTCATGAAACCGCTGGGCGCTGCACCCGGGACCATTGCCGCCAATGCAAACGCCCTCATTTCCTACAGCCGCAGCGATATCCGCACAATCTCCAAAAGCGGCAAGCGGGAACTGAACGTTGCCTCGGAGGAACTGCGGCGGCCGCCTGCCGGATCACTCATGGCGCCCCTCGAAGTGCTGACCGAAACATCCGGCTTCGGGCTCAGGGTCAGCCCCTTGACCGGTACTGCCGGAGAGTTCCACTGGGGCCAGGACTTCGCAGCCGCGTGCGGTACCCGGGTCTACGCAGCCGACGCCGGGGTGGTCAGGGCCGTCGGCTGGCACCCCTGGGGCGGCGGCAACCGGGTGGAGATCGATCACGGCAACGGGCTGATCACCACGTACAACCACCTGGAAGGGATCGCCGTCAAGAAGGGGGACTCCGTCCAGGTGGGCGAGGTCATCGCGAAAGTTGGCACCACGGGTTCGTCCACGGGATGCCACCTGCATTTTGAAACCATCCTCGACGGGGTCCATGTCAACCCACTGCAATGGAAGCTCCTGCCCACCAAGCAGGTAGACGAGCTCGGGACCATAGACATGGTCAGCTACGTCCCCGGCGTGGACGCCCCCAAGGGCGATCCCACCTGGGCAATCCCCGTTTCCTCTGACAACTCGCACATGGTTGCGGGAGGGGAGACGGAGGGGCCCGTGCAGGGAGCGCCGTCCGCCACCGAGACCGGCACACCGTCGGCCCCTGCGACGGCCGCCACTGCGGCTTCGACGGCGAGTACGTCCGCTCCTGCCACAGCGTCGGCGAGTTCGACGGCGACCGCACCGCCGCCCGCCGGCACGTCAACTGCCACCCCGGCGCCCTCACCATCGCAGACTGAGACGCCAACGCCGACGCCGACCTTGACTGAACAGTCCACCGCGACAGTGTCGCCGACGGAAGCCGTCACCGCCACGCCCACGACAGAGCCTGCGGCTGAGCCCACGTTCTCTGAGACGCCGGAACCCACGTTCACGGCCACCGGGGATCCTTCGACGGAACCTACGGCCCCGGCGGAACCGACGGCCGATCCCGAGCCGACAATGACGACGGAGCCGGCTCCGACCGGAACGGCCACACCCACGCCCACGCCCTGACAGGATCCCGCCATCTCAATTCACCCGGGCACCAACCCATACACTTGGCCGTTGTCAACGAATAGCAGCCATGACCAGTTTCTTAAGGAAGCCCACCGTGAATTCGCTCCACTCCATTCCGCTCACCCTCAACGACGGCACGACAACCGATTTTGGCCGCTTCAAGGGACGCGTGGTGCTGGTGGTCAACGTGGCCTCCCAGTGCGGCTTCACCCCGCAGTACGCAGGCCTTGAGTTGCTCTACGGGAAGTTCAAGGACCAGGGATTCGAAATCCTGGGGGTGCCCTGCAACCAGTTCGCCGGGCAGGAGCCGGGAAGCGACGACGAAATCGCCGAATTCTGCGAGCGCAATTTCGGCGTGACATTCCCGCTGACAGCGAAGGCTGATGTTCGCGGCAAGAACCAGCACCCGCTGTACGCGGAGCTCACCCGCTTCAAGAACGGTCTCCTCCCGGGCCTGGTGAAGTGGAACTTTGAAAAGTTCCTGGTAAACCGCGACGGCGTTGTGGTGGCCCGCTTCGCCCCCACTGTGGAACCGGACTCGCCGGAGGTCATCGCCGCCATTGAAGAAGCCCTCGCCTGACGGCCGCCTGGGGCGCGGCAAGGAACCTCGACGTCGGTCGCTAGGGCCCAACGGCCCCTACCCGTAAGTATGCTTACAGCCTAGACTGGCCGAACCCTCCAAGTATGTCCTGCACAGCTGCGGCTTTCCGGCTGTAGCACTGCGGGACGGCGCGGCTGGTCCGTACCGGCCTCGGAGGGCGCATCAGAACTTCGTGAATCACACTGGGCGCCCGTGCCGGTGCCCGTGAAGCCAGGAGGAAAGAGATGACAGGGAACAAAGCCGTTGCCTACAAGGGGCCGGGAAAAGTCGAACTGATAGACATCGACTATCCCAGCTTCGAACTCAAGGACGGACCGGGCGTCAACCCCGCCAACGTGGGCCGCCCGGTCCGTCATGGAGTGATCCTCAAGACCGTCGCCACCAACATCTGCGGTTCCGACCAGCACATGGTTCGCGGCCGCACCACAGCGCCCACCGACCTGGTACTGGGCCACGAGATCACCGGCGAGGTCGTGGAAGTCGGCCCCGACGTCGAATTCATTAAGGTGGGGGACATCTGTTCCGTTCCCTTCAACATTGCCTGTGGACGCTGCCGTAACTGCAAGGAGCGCAAGACGGGCATCTGCCTGAACGTCAACCCCGCTCGCCCCGGCGCAGCTTACGGATACGTGGACATGGGCGGCTGGGTGGGAGGCCAAGCGAACTACGTCCTGGTCCCGTATGCGGACTGGAACCTGCTGAAGTTCCCGGACAGGGACCAGGCCCTCGAGAAGATGATGGACTTGGCGATGCTGTCAGACATCTTCCCGACGGGCTTCCATGGCGCCGTCAGCGCCGGCGTGGGCGTGGGCTCCACGGTCTACATCGCGGGCGCCGGTCCGGTCGGAC
Above is a window of Arthrobacter sp. FB24 DNA encoding:
- a CDS encoding oxygenase MpaB family protein translates to MRNVLREWRAELRQTFTGSRGAVPGWVPLLEEGDDAGYHLPGSAVWAVHGSMTTIVAGIRALLMQALHPGALAGVHDHSRFRDDPLGRLAGTIRWIFTVSYGSTSAARAASGWVLRLHESVRGEYVDAHGVKRSYAANDPELLRWVHIAFTDAFLSAHKIWGRPIPGGPDAYVREWAQAGLLMGVDSPPLSEAEMRQQLDRWYDDGDLRTDERVAEIVAFIRNPPLHPSLRPGYRMLFAAAVSSLEPKYRDMLGLRPPRLGPLPLPVRFGTKVTLAVVQLALGGGGRGRRVGPSEQAARRRLRRLGFAA
- a CDS encoding M23 family metallopeptidase; its protein translation is MKPLGAAPGTIAANANALISYSRSDIRTISKSGKRELNVASEELRRPPAGSLMAPLEVLTETSGFGLRVSPLTGTAGEFHWGQDFAAACGTRVYAADAGVVRAVGWHPWGGGNRVEIDHGNGLITTYNHLEGIAVKKGDSVQVGEVIAKVGTTGSSTGCHLHFETILDGVHVNPLQWKLLPTKQVDELGTIDMVSYVPGVDAPKGDPTWAIPVSSDNSHMVAGGETEGPVQGAPSATETGTPSAPATAATAASTASTSAPATASASSTATAPPPAGTSTATPAPSPSQTETPTPTPTLTEQSTATVSPTEAVTATPTTEPAAEPTFSETPEPTFTATGDPSTEPTAPAEPTADPEPTMTTEPAPTGTATPTPTP
- a CDS encoding glutathione peroxidase, producing MNSLHSIPLTLNDGTTTDFGRFKGRVVLVVNVASQCGFTPQYAGLELLYGKFKDQGFEILGVPCNQFAGQEPGSDDEIAEFCERNFGVTFPLTAKADVRGKNQHPLYAELTRFKNGLLPGLVKWNFEKFLVNRDGVVVARFAPTVEPDSPEVIAAIEEALA
- the fdhA gene encoding formaldehyde dehydrogenase, glutathione-independent; the encoded protein is MTGNKAVAYKGPGKVELIDIDYPSFELKDGPGVNPANVGRPVRHGVILKTVATNICGSDQHMVRGRTTAPTDLVLGHEITGEVVEVGPDVEFIKVGDICSVPFNIACGRCRNCKERKTGICLNVNPARPGAAYGYVDMGGWVGGQANYVLVPYADWNLLKFPDRDQALEKMMDLAMLSDIFPTGFHGAVSAGVGVGSTVYIAGAGPVGLAAATSAHLLGAAVVIVGDLNADRLARARSFGCETVDLTEGGPAEQIEQILGVPEVDCGVDAVGFEAKGHGHDAKEAPATVLNSLMELTAAGGALGIPGLYVTGDPGGIDEAAKKGALSLSLGTGWAKSLSFTTGQCPVMKYNRQLMMAILHDKVHIAKNVNAKAISLEDAPKGYAEFDAGAATKYVLNPNGYLS